The genomic window ATGTTACCAAACGACTCGGCTGTCTCGTTTGGCACATAGCTGCAAGCCAAGTCCAGACGCTCACACCGCACACATCCCGTAGTTCGACGGTCACATTTGACCTGTGTTGATCGTCAGCGGGGAACCATGCACTAGAATGCGGAGGTGTCAAACCAACCTTTCTCGCGCGACACTGTCTGCACGCGGGCTGCTTAGCCGGCAACGAGGACCCAGGAGAATGGTTCAATGAGTCTGGGCGATTCATCTcggacgagggcgagatccGAGCGAGTTCCAGGATGTAAGGGGATGTGGTTCGCGGGGGCGGATCTTGTTATGAAACCTTGGCTGAATGCGGAGCACGCAAGTCTGGGGCTAGATGGCGTATAGCGAGATCCGACTagacgccgagggcgagatcCGAGTCTGTTCGGATGAGGCCGACAAATCAGAGACGGTTCCGTACACGAGTCCTTGTGCTGTGTCCGGCTTCCGAGATTAATATGAGCCTCATTGTttgctctcatcatcttcattGACTTTCTAGACGACTCAAGACACGATGCCCTTCTCTCACAGCATCCCCCCCAAACCCCTGCCCCTGCAGGTCGCCTCTAAGAATGGAGGCGACAAGCCAAACTACATCATCTTCATGCCCGACCAGTTGAGATACGACTCCCTCGGCTGCACGACTGGTCCTAATTCTGGCATCAAAACACCAAACATTGACGCCTTTGCTGCCCGAGGAAGTCTCTTTACCAACTGCTTCACTCAAGCCTCGGTATGCTCGCAGTCGCGATGCAGCATGTTTACGGGGACGTATCCGCACGTCAGTGGACATCGCAGCCTTGAGAACCTGATCAAGCCCTGGGAGCCAAACATTTTCCGAAGTCTCAAGGAGTCGGGTTATCACGTTGCATGTCTTGCCCCGCGAGGCGATACCTTTGCGCCCACGGTCACGGAGCTCAGCGTTACAGAATATGGCTTCCTCGAAACGCCAGAGTATGTGCCTAAGTTTGGAGGAGGCGAGCGCGAAATCGACGAGAGCATTTGGGGACGACTGTTTTATCGAGGTCTGAGAGACGCGGACAAGGCTATGGATTACGATGAGGCTGTCGTGAGATCAGCTTTGACTTGGTTGGACTGCCCTCCGACCGACAAGCCTTGGGTTCTTTTCATGCCTCTGATCTTCCCTCATTGCCCTTTCCAGGTTGAGGAGCCATTTTTTTCTATGTATGACCGAGAGAAGATTACTGGCATTGAAGCCACACCGGACAAGAAGACGGGCTACGAGCCACGGTACATGAAGTCCATCAGAGAGCGATATGGTACACACCGCGCAACGGATGAGATTTGGAAAGAGATCAAGGGTACCTATTACGGTATGATTTCTCGACTTGATGATCAGTTTGGTCGTGTCATG from Fusarium keratoplasticum isolate Fu6.1 chromosome 10, whole genome shotgun sequence includes these protein-coding regions:
- a CDS encoding Sulfatase domain-containing protein, with translation MPFSHSIPPKPLPLQVASKNGGDKPNYIIFMPDQLRYDSLGCTTGPNSGIKTPNIDAFAARGSLFTNCFTQASVCSQSRCSMFTGTYPHVSGHRSLENLIKPWEPNIFRSLKESGYHVACLAPRGDTFAPTVTELSVTEYGFLETPEYVPKFGGGEREIDESIWGRLFYRGLRDADKAMDYDEAVVRSALTWLDCPPTDKPWVLFMPLIFPHCPFQVEEPFFSMYDREKITGIEATPDKKTGYEPRYMKSIRERYGTHRATDEIWKEIKGTYYGMISRLDDQFGRVMKRVDELGIWKDTVTMFFTDHGEYLGDHGLIEKWPSGLSETLVHEPLIVGGAGLPEGKKINAMTEMVDLVPTMLEISGIGESFSHNGLSWIPLLCGDSTTHKQYAFSEGGFLTSEEPILEQAPYPYDLKAGLQHEDTTLVGKAISLRDETWTFVYRLYEPSELYHRQNDPHELHNLAEDPDHKELADKFEKATLKWLLQGADVMPWTADPRFPEVKLKSPREQMQERLKQVRSD